The Telopea speciosissima isolate NSW1024214 ecotype Mountain lineage chromosome 11, Tspe_v1, whole genome shotgun sequence genome includes the window AATATGTTTCGAACTCCATTTGCAATTGCTTTAACATTTTTCTCATCTATTTTGGTGGAGACCAAATGATTTCTCCTTCCCCTAACTTACCTATCCAAAAGAGGGTTTGCTTGGTTGATAGCAATGACTGTCAGACCGGGTGACCATCCTATTTGAATGGTGCACTTGGGAACCCAGGCATTGGAATGCTTGTAAAACTGGGAGAGgggaagaataaaagaaaattatctGCATTTAATTGGACTGTGACATAACTATCACTGTGAGATTAGCATTTTtcggtaaaaaaaaattatgtagtATGGACTAGTGGACCTATACGTGGATGAGGTAGCATGAAGCCCATGTCCAAGATAAGCCACAACTCAGCTCATAAGTACTGGTTTTCCAGCCTGGCTTGATCAGGGATATCTGCCTAATTTCAGGGCTGGGCCAGttagtcctcaaataggcaacccAGCTCAGGTTACATCCCTTATTTTGTCTTGCCATGTCATGGacttgtgggtcccacaaaactgGGAGTTCAAGGTTGGTGGCCTAATGGCACCTGCTTTCTGATGGATGACAATATGAATTCATTAATGGGGGTGGCAGGGGAAGGTATGTAATGGGGTGTGCAAAGCACTACACAGGGGATGGAGGGACTGAAGAAGGGGTGGACGAACACAACACTGTGGCCTCCTACGAGGACCTCTACCGCATACACATGCTGCCTTACATAGACGCCATGGCCATGGGTGTGTCGTCAGTGATGGTCTCTTTCTCCAGCTGGAACGGCGTCAAGATGCATGCCCACCGCTTCCTCCTCACTGAAATCCTCAAACAAGAGATGTCATTCCAGGTACCCAATACACATAATTCGCCGCATTTGTCTCATATCACCTTACATAAAATTTTACTCCCTATGTGAAATACCTCATTGAACTTTCATATATTCCTTTTCATTTTACCTCACTTTACCAAtgaataatttatttttccCCAAACTGGGTTTGGTGCCATCGCAATTGGAAAGCATATACCCTGGGTCTGAGCCTGGATCTAAGTAGTCATGTTTTTAAAAGTTTAACCCAAGACAATGTGGTTTTGATTCTTGATTTGGCTTATTGTTCGGCACAGGGTATGCTTATAACTGACTGGGAAGGGGTAGATAGGATAACAGATCCTCCTGGTTTGAACTATACGGATTGTTTGAAGGCAGTAATCAATGCTGGGATGGACATGATCATGATTCCATTCAAGTACGAGAGGTTTTTTACAGCAATGAACTATCTCATATCATCAGATCAGATTCTGATCAGCAGGATTGACGATGCCGTGACAAGGATTCTAAGGGTGAAGTTTATATCGGGGCTCTTTGAGAGGCCCATGGCAGATAGGTCCCTCTTTGACATGTTTGGCCACAAGGTCTATACAACAACTACTTAATTCATATTACAGAacattttttataatttgtGTACTAGCAAATTCATTAGAGCTTATGTTATTTGGAACTCTGGTGATTCTCAGAAACATAAAGAACTGGCTAGGGAAGCAGTAAGAAAGAGCCTGGTGTTGCTGAAGAACGGGAAGGGGGATGAGAAGATGCTTCCCTTGAACAAGAACGCCCCAAAGATTCTGGTGGCTGGGTCTCATGCCCACAACATTGGCTACCAATGTGGGGGTTGGACTATAACATGGCAAGGCAGTTCAGGGAACACCACTGAAGGTAATACTGAAACCTCGTcttaatttcttcattttttttaacattgCATACATGCTAGCTATTTTTCTGTACATGGAAAACTTGATTTGGCATTCTGGCCATTGGGTATATGTAGGATACCTCAAATGGGCAACTTGTCAACATTCATGGTCTATCTAAACTGAATGGCCTTTTATCATGTAGGAGGcttttcccctttatttttccACTGGTTTTTGTTCTGTAAACACCTTCAAACAAAATTTCACATTTTCGAACAACTTTGAAACCACTATAATGACACATAGGAAGCTCAGATTGGTCTAAAGTTGTATTATGACTAGATGAAGGCATGGATAACATGTCCATTGAATTCTGGTAATCATCTTGTCCACATAGAATAAAATAGAGGGCTTCTGGGAAGGGAAGCATAAGAAACACTTAAATTTGCTGAGATATGCTAAATATCCAACGATGACTCACACAGGAACAACAATTCTAGAAGGGATAAAGAAGGCAGTCAGCAAGCAAACCCAGGTGGTGTTTGAAGAAAGCCCTGATGAGAAATTCCTAAGAGAGAACAGTGATTTCTCATATGCAATTGTAGTTGTAGGTGAGCTTCCTTATGCAGAATTCCTTGGAGACAGCAAGGAACTAAGGCTGGCAGTCGATGGGGAAGAGACGATCAAGACTGTATGCAGCAAGGTAAAATGTCTAGTCATCATTGTATCTGGCCGGCCTGTAGTGATAGAACCTTATGTGGACATGATGGAGGCATTAGTAGCAGCTTGGCTTCCTGGAAGTGAAGCTGGAAATGGAATTGCTGAGGTTATATTTGGGGACTTCGATTTTCATGGTAAGCTTTCAAGGACATGGTTCCGTCGGGTTGACCAGCTGCCAATGAATTTTGGGGATCCACATTATGATCCATTGTACCCTTTTGGTTTTGGCCTTCAAATGAATATCTCCTCACTATGAAGTGGTAATgtcatttcttctttcctctcttcttcttcctcatctgtTTGATTTGTTATGCTGTAATTACATATTCTGTTATTTGACcctctaaattttattttttgggggagtTATGAAGTGATCTTTCAATTAGATATCagataaaatattatttatttattttacagGTTTCTGATGAAATCTCATATTCGATGTTTGGATAGCAAAACTGTTTTATATATGAGAGGTAACAACTATCAAATCATACATTCGAACTTCAATTCTCTTGCTGAGAGCATAACACTAtgctgaaatatttttttataaaaagaggAATTATCTCATTCCATcaataatcaatttttttatagAGGGGATGGTTTCCTGGATGATTCACTTAGGATTGCAGTCCTGTTTGGTCTAAACATTTGCTTTATGGAAACAAGTTACTTTAATTAAAAAGAAGATTAAGAGTATTGTTTCTTAAGATAGACTTGCATCATTCGGTTTCAATCTCtctatttcaaaaacaaagataaaaaggCTAAAACTTTATCTTTAATTCATATTCCTCCATTCAACAATTTTCAGAAAAAACATTCGGAACGTAGGATGAATACGTAAATGCTAAACAAAATTCCATATCTCCGAAGATGTAAATTGCACACCATTTGAAATGTTGTTTGGCAAAATCCATTTATGGCTAATTTACTTGAAAACATCCTTGTCCTACTTAGAGAACAAAACCAGAaatcagtatttttttttttttgtgggtaatttacacataccaccccggaggtttaacgaaagtatgattttacgcctcaattttggataattctgtgtcccccccctgaggtttacaaacgttaacaaatacaTCTATTCCGTCATTTCTTGATTAACAGTGTTAAAATTAAGAGGAAAATTGACAGAATAAAATTTAGAGGGTCAAATAACAGAATATTTAATTACAGCATGACAAATCAAacagatgaggaagaagaagaagagaggaaagcaGAAATGACATTACCACTTCATAGTGAGGAGATATTCATTTGAAGGCCAAAACCAAAAGGGTACAATGGATCATAATGTGGATCCCCAAAATTCATTTGCAGCTGGTCAACCCGGCGGAACCATGTCCTTGAAAGCTTACTATGAAAATCGAAGTCCCCAAATATAACCTCTGCAATTCCATTTCCAGCTTCATTTCCAGGAAGCCAAGCTGCTACTAATGCCTCCATCATGTCCACATAAGGTTCTATCACTACAGGCCGGCCAGATACAATGATGACTAGACAGTTTACCTTGCTGCATACAGTCTTGATCGTCTCTTCCCCATCGAGTGCCAGCCTTAGTTCCTTGCTGTCTCCAAGGAATTCTGCAAAGGAAGCTCACCTACAACTACAATTGCATAGGAGAAATCACTGTTTTCTCTTACGAATTTCTCATTAGGTCTTTCTTCAAACACCACCTGGGTTTGTTTGCTGACTGCCTTCTTTATTCCTTCCAGGATTGTTGTTCCTGTGTGAGTCATTATTGGATATTTAGCAAATTTGGGCGTTTCTTACTAAAACCTCATAGGATTTGTGAATCCTGGGATGGTGTGATGAATATTCACCCCGTagtgaaggaaaaaaattttcctttttattgagAAAATTATCTTTTCAAAGTTGCTTATATGAcggttcttttttttggtaaattgttTTCCTTAAGTTGGATggttaatttggtcatttttaatCCATCTCAAACACATGCTTTGctatgttttcaatttttttaacctCTTGCATTTGCTGTTGTTCAACTTTCGTTAGATACACCGAATCTTCAAAGATTAATTTCTCCACATTGCAAGATATGCGTAGGTTCAAATTGAATAGATGAATAATTAGACATTTTTTTCTCatcaagaagaaatgaaaatattattgaaaaaaaagaagagagctTATCTATTAGGATGTCAGGATTTACAAAGAGAAGCCACTTTTGCTGGTGCATGAGCTTCACCATTGGTGTACCTAGTACATTAGGCTCTTGCCACTGCATGGTTTGGAGGAGGCTGTTTCTTAACTTGAACCTATGACCACTAgatcgcaatggagcaaccttaccattgtgcCGAGGTCTGCTCTCTTCCAAACAAAAGCACAACAtgagttaaaaaaaatgattaagaaaAAGAATGTAATTTGTTGTAAACACAGACAACTCAATCTAATATTAAAGAATACGATTTAGAATCTAAAAATATAGTGTGTTTCAATCTTCCTCCAACAATGTGTGGGACTTCTTTTTTGACATAGATTTGATTTGCTTATGGACTCCCCTATCAACATACTCGACAACTACTGCTCTAGTTGATGAACAATGGTGGTTCGTAtgctctattttattttatagattTAGCTTGCACAATTATTTGTCTCCTTTTACTAAGACTTTCTTTCCCAAATGTTACTTGTCAAGCAAAGAAAAAACTGAATACAAAAAATGCTCAAAAAAAGTGTATACCATCCAGTCCCCTTCATAAACTAAATAAGATTGTTACACTAATTGACATTCCCTTTGGATTAATGGTAATTGTTTCTCCAATTGATATTCTTTGGTTGCGATGTCTACATCAACCTCTATAATCCATCTTGGATTGCCTCCGCTTCCATGAATGTAGCAGAAAAACTGCTATTATGcttgcattctaagtcgatttcacatatgataaaaatagttgttctTATTACccgaatgcaaaatcaacctataatgcattccaagaacgcataccaaacacagccttggtatttcataaattttcatTGATCAAAACAACAATTATGAAAATGCTACAACTAAAATACCCATTTGATCCTCATATAGCCCTTTATGTACAAATTTTTTGTTATAATCTATACCATAACGAATCAAATAGATGAAAAAGAAGATGCAGAGCCTCTTTTGTGTGATTGGATACCCATTTGGAGCCCATACCCAAACGGGTACAGCGGGTCATAATACAGATCCCCAAAATTCATCGGCAGTTGGTCGACCCGCCGGAACCATGTCTTCGGAAGCTTACCCTGGAAATCATAATCCCCAAATATAACATCAGCAATCCCTGCTCCAGCTTCACTCCCTGGAAGCCAAGCAGCCACCAATGCCTCCATCATGTCAACATAAGGCTCTATCACAACGGGTCGACCTGATACAACGATAACCAGACATTTCACCTCCTTGCACACAGTCTTGATAGTCTCCTCTCCGTCCAGTGCTAGCCTAAGCTCTTTGCTATCACCGTCTGTTTCCGCATATGGGAGCTCGCCGACAACCACGATCGCATAGGAAGAATCCCGGTTCTTGTTAATAAATTGCTTGTCAGGTTTTTCTTGGAACACGACCTGGGTATGCTTGCTAACAGCCCTCTTAATGCCTTCTAAGATGGTTGTTCCTTTGGTGATGTTGCCTGAGGTGCCCTTCCATGAAACAGTCCACCCTCCACATTGGTAGCCGATGTTGTGTGCATGAGACCCAACCACAAGGATCTTGGGGGCATTCTTACTCAAAGGAAgcatcttctcctctcccttcccGTTCTTCAACAACACCAAGCTCTTCCTCACAGCTTCTCTTGCCAATTCCCTATGTTTCTGTGGGTCCAAAAGGTTGAAAAGTTAAACCAaatttaatgaccaaaatacccatatcaATGAAATCGATTAATTCAATTGGGTTTGGGACTAACCTTGtgtccaaccattggatggagagACCGGTCAGCCATGGGCTGTTCAAAAAGCCCAAGAATGAACTTCACCCTAAGGATTCGCCTCACAGCATCGTCAATTCTACTGATAGGAATCTCACCGGACGACACAAGCTCTGTCATGTATGTAAGGTATTGCTGGTATTTGTAAGGGATCATGACCATGTCGATTCCAGCATTGATGGCTGCCTTCAGGCTTTCTTTGTAGTGTGAACCGGGTGGGTTGGTCATCCGGTCAATTGCTTCCCAGTCTGATATGACCATACCCTGTCCCATGTAGCAACCCATAAGAGTGATGACAACTAGGGAATCAGGACCAGGTTAAAGGTAGAAATTTAAATTCAGAGATGTTGTATGATAATTGTATGTTACCTGGAAGGACATCTCTTGTTTGAGAATGCGAGTGAGGAGGAAAGAGTTGGCATGCATCTTGATCCCATTCCAGCTAGAGTAAGAAGCCATGATAGTTGACACGCCCATGGCGATTGCATCAATATAAGGggtcatgtggatgcgatacaGGTCGTCATATGTGGTCACTGTGTTGTACTCGTCAGCCCCTTCTTGTGTCCCACCATCGCCGGCGTAGTGTTTTGCACAAGCTAGCACTTTCCTTCCCCTGTAATGGATCCATTCAGTAACAATCATCATAATTTAGAGTCTCTACCATCTAATAAATAACTAGAGATCACGGTTTTGGGAATCGGTATCAATCGAATTGGTCATATCATATTATATTGGTATTAGTGTTGAACTGATACCGGATTGATGATACGATACAAATAGTAGGTAATATAGTATAATGATATTagggctgcgtttggtatgctttctaggtcgattttgcattctcgaatagtaaaaatagttgtttttattgtctgagaatgcaaaatttcctagaatacataccaaacatagtCTAGATCTTCAGGTGCACGTATGTGCAGAGGATCCGATCTCAATAGGTGTGAAAATGGAAATACACTTTAAACAGAAAAAGCAAGTACCCAGAAGCGACGAAGGGGTAACCAAGGGTATGATTGTGAGGAGGGTAGCCCTGTAGGCCTAGTATGATCTTGGACATCCTCCTCACAATTTGCGTATCCTCACTGTAGCTCTCGTAGCATCGACCCCACCGCGGATCCCTACACACCTGCAGTTCCACACATTCAAAGAGATTAATTAGTTAAAAGATGAACAAGACCATAGCCGTGGTAAGAGATGTTGATTATCCAATAGTAGGTGCTACTTTTGAGGGATCGGGAACCTACTCTTTCTTCGAAATGGTATAGGAACAACGGATACTATACTACTAGGGATGAGAAAGCTGCTCCTGCGATTTCTAACCTGATTGGTAAGTTAGGGCTTTGAAGTGGCCTTTCCACTGGTAATTTAGGTTTGaactaagattttttttttttttaatacaggtAGAAACTTATTAAAAAACCTTGAGATCATAAGATTTCTTAATCATAATAATTAAAATCGTTTTAAATgagaattaattaaaaaaaaatcttatcttaacaaaaataatgaattaagaaattgaaaccttactttaaatgtttttttagacaacatgtattttttttcaatgaatatATATCCTATTATATAAATACTAcattaaatgatttttatataataacatatattttatttggaaagcagttttctgtacgggagtgtggcctacgccaacactcccatgtgtctatctctctcctccttaaaataagggggcagagatgtcttttcaaatggataggagagagatagactcatgggagtgctggcgtaagccACATTTTTGgtcagagaactttttcccattttttttatacTGTCTCTACACAAAAGTGCATGAATCTTTTGGTCAAATCTTTTTTATTACAAAGACACTTAAAGTAGGTAGAAGGTTTCTAGAAGTTGTAACTCTTAACTAAATTAATCCCAAACAGGCATGGGTTTCCTTTAAGCTAAAAAATCTCacaaactaaaaaataaaaataaaaaaaatagaaaaataaaaaaatcatccaccatttgaaaagagaaaaaaataaaattgctgCTACCCAGGTTGCAAGAATGCTCCTGCTACCTGTGCTTCCAACCAAAGAAGTTGGATAATTTCACTCCTTTGGcttcataaataccctctaaGGTTTTTGTACTTTATAAAATGTCCTTTTAGatttcatttctttggctgtgaaCCGGGTAGCATGAACATTCCTGCAAGGGTTGTATAGCTTACTGCTCAGAATGACCGACTTTAATTGATCTTTCcgtgtagagagagagagagagcttacaGCAATACAGGGAGCAAAAGCGT containing:
- the LOC122645998 gene encoding beta-glucosidase BoGH3B-like yields the protein MAEAPYKDASLPIEARVSDLLSRMTIQEKIGQMAQIDRSVASPEVIRDLGIGSVLNGGESAPAPGATPTMWADMIDGFQEVAMSTRLGIPIFYGTDAVHGHNNIVGATIFPHNIGLGAARDEDLMVRIGRATALEILATGVPFPFSPCIAVSRDPRWGRCYESYSEDTETVRSMAKIILGLQGFPPTDHTSGYPFVAEGGRYVMGCAKHYTGDGGTEEGVDEHNTVASYEDLYRIHMLPYIDAMAMGVSSVMVSFSSWNGVKMHAHRFLLTEILKQEMSFQGMLITDWEGVDRITDPPGLNYTDCLKAVINAGMDMIMIPFKYERFFTAMNYLISSDQILISRIDDAVTRILRVKFISGLFERPMADRSLFDMFGHKKHKELAREAVRKSLVLLKNGKGDEKMLPLNKNAPKILVAGSHAHNIGYQCGGWTITWQGSSGNTTEGTTILEGIKKAVSKQTQVVFEESPDEKFLRENSDFSYAIVVVGELPYAEFLGDSKELRLAVDGEETIKTVCSKVKCLVIIVSGRPVVIEPYVDMMEALVAAWLPGSEAGNGIAEVIFGDFDFHGKLSRTWFRRVDQLPMNFGDPHYDPLYPFGFGLQMNISSL
- the LOC122646001 gene encoding beta-glucosidase BoGH3B-like, with protein sequence MWADMIDGFQKSALSARLGIPMIYGTDAIHGHNNILGATIFPHNIGLGAARDEDLMVKIGSATALEVQGTGMPYAFAPCIAVCRDPRWGRCYESYSEDTQIVRRMSKIILGLQGYPPHNHTLGYPFVASGGRKVLACAKHYAGDGGTQEGADEYNTVTTYDDLYRIHMTPYIDAIAMGVSTIMASYSSWNGIKMHANSFLLTRILKQEMSFQGMVISDWEAIDRMTNPPGSHYKESLKAAINAGIDMVMIPYKYQQYLTYMTELVSSGEIPISRIDDAVRRILRVKFILGLFEQPMADRSLHPMVGHKKHRELAREAVRKSLVLLKNGKGEEKMLPLSKNAPKILVVGSHAHNIGYQCGGWTVSWKGTSGNITKGTTILEGIKKAVSKQTQVVFEERPNEKFVRENSDFSYAIVVVGELPLQNSLETARN